Below is a genomic region from Scomber scombrus chromosome 3, fScoSco1.1, whole genome shotgun sequence.
gctgtTTATCCATGCTAGCGGAAGCCAGTCTGAATTAGCCGGTGAGCTATGAGGTGAGACATGTCCTGGAAGGATTAACACTTGGTGACCAGACTAACGATACGACTGGCAGGAAGCGGTCAGGAAAACGAAGGCCAATTCTCCAGTGAGGTCGTCTCATTATTGTCCACTTGGTTTCTGAGAGTAACAGAAGCAAGTGACAACTTGGTGCTGTCCATTCCTGCACAGGCCTGTTTGATACTGAGTCTAGTTTAGTTTGGAAGGTCACTTGCATCACACAGTGTAATCATTTAGAAAGAAAGTCAGCAGATATGAATGTGATTACATAAAACCAAGATCCAGCAGCAACGGCAAGAGCTTTTATGCTGTCTAAGcttttacatatttacagtagTATGAATCTCGACGATCATTCTGAAGCTGACTTTGCTTCAGTCACAACAGTCGTGAAGTATTTATTTGTGACCTAGTTTAGAGTAAACAACAATCTCTGGCCTCATTTCCTTCCCATAAAGAACTAGGAGACAAACAACTTCTTGTCATTGCATATCATTGGCCCCTAGTAGAAGTGACAGCTGTCTCTAGACTGTCCCTACTGCCCGGCCCCCTCCTCCAGCCCCATGGCAGGGGACTTCATGTATGGTGTCATGGAGGGAGACGCAAGTCTGGGATTAGCTCATTAAGACAGGCATCTTTGATCCGAGGTTATCTCTCCCATTTCCACGGCAACTTGATCATATCCTGGCCtcttaagacacacacacacacacacacacacacacacacacacacacacacacacacacacacacacacacacacacacacacacacacacacacacacacactctcacacacacacacacacacacacacacacacacacacacacacacacacacacacacacacacacacacacacacacacacacaatcggGCCTTAAAGCCCTTGAGAGCAGGGCCCAACAGAGATGTGAAGTGTAGATGTGCAGCAACAGCTAAACGTCGTGTCAGGTTTCTGGGGGCTCGTGCTAAATTTAACCCTGTGATCCTGCAGCAGGCAGAGGGGTTTAAATGCCAGCCTACAGTTGCTCCACACCAGTTGTTCTCCACACGTCTTCCACTCATCACAAACTCAGGCCAGGGACgaagacaggcacacacatacgtacactCCGACACACGCTCCAGGCGCAGGACCGAAGAGCACATACAGTAGAGCATTTCCAGGGGAAGCAGGGATCTTTGACCCCTCACGTTCAGACCACAGCGCTGTCCAAGCATGGAGCTTTTTGAGACCAACCCTTACTTCTTCCCTGACCAGCGCTTCTATGAAGGAGGGGACAGCTATTTCCCCTCGCGCCTGCCCGGGGCTTATGACCAAGGTGGCTACCAGGACAGGAACTCTATGATGGGGCTGTGTGGGACTCTGTCTGGAGGTGTTGGAGTTGGGGTGACAGGAACAGAGGACAAAGCCTCTCCATCCAGCCTGTCACCTCACTCCGAGCCCCACTGCCCGGGTCAGTGCCTGCCCTGGGCCTGCAAGCTGTGCAAAAGGAAGACAGTGACCATGGACCGCCGGAGAGCGGCCACACTGAGGGAGAAGAGGCGCCTGAAAAAGGTGAACGAGGCTTTTGATGCTCTGAAGAGGAGCACCCTGATGAACCCCAATCAGAGGCTGCCCAAGGTGGAGATCTTGCGGAGTGCCATCCAGTATATCGAAAGGCTGCAGGCCCTGGTGTCCTCCCTCAACCAGCAGGACACTGAGACAGGGCAGCAGGGACTGCACTATCGACCTGGCCCGGCCCAGCCCAGAGTAAGTAGGACACAAGAGGGATGAGGAGAAGCAGAAGGTCACatattaaacactgaaaagaaGGCTAGCGGAGAGGAAAAACAGGGAAGAGACACAATGCAATAGTTGAAGAGAGGCAAGAGCTGAAAGGTGgataaaggagaaaaatagTCCAAGTACAATGTGTGAAAACTTGCATTGGAATTGATCACCGTGGCTAAGTTTTGAGGTTTCAGCTGGGGTGATAAGCTAATTCATGTATTCAGTCATAGATTGAACATGCATTTCCTGTCAGTGTATTGCAATTCTTTTCAGAGgttttaaagttataatccAGTTTTCAGTTGTAAGGTATTAAGAGGATAGAAAGCTTTTGACAGGTTGAAGATTCTAGGAGACCCGAGAAACAAACTGATGAGACAGGTGCCAAAATATAGTAAAACAGACTTACCCAGTTGTCAAAATGTAACTGAATGTGCATTTCAAATGGTTTTCATGTTACAGGGAGTCTTATACAATATGAtttctatttgtattttgttatcTTGTTTCTCTTGTTGAGAGATTGTTCATGGTGTACATTTGCCTCTGAGGGGTCACAGGATGCattgatgctgtgtgtgtagcGTTACACTACTCTGTCTTTGTGTGGGTTGGGGTGTGCCATGTCATAATACCAAGTGACTGACAGCAACTTCTGTGTGTgcatctccatggtaacaggtGTCGTCGTCAAGTGAGCCCAGTTCTGGCAGCACCTGCTGCAGCAGCCCAGAGTGGAGCAGCACTCCCGAGCAGTGCACACAAAGCTACAGCAGTGAGGGTGAGTACAGTTCACACACATAGTGTCATTACACAACACCAGCAGCTCAGTATGCCCTCGGTCGGATACTAAATATGTGACTGGGTCTCTCTGCAGATCTCCTGAGTGCTGCTGACTCTCCAGAGCAGGGAAACATGCAAGCCCTCACCTCCATCGTGGACAGCATTACTGCAGTAGACGGAGCTGTGGCCTTTCCTGTGGACATTCCCAAATAGACCCTTCACACTGCGGACCCATAGAAGCACACAAGTGCCACTAACACAAAGCAAAATGATAACTAATCCCAAATAcaaatttaacttatttttcaGCTCGGATgatctgtgttttgtgttttgtctcatgCTAAATTTCAAATTTGTGATTTATCAGAATTGTAGCTCTGCTGATCAAAGGCTCTGCTAGCCTGACAGAATTCCTCCTTTTTACAATGAGGCCTTATTCCCTTTATTCCCTGCCTTATCCTGCAGTCCAGACCGGTCTGTCAGAGCCACAGGAGCTTAGTCTAACTAGAGATTCAAGGACTTTGCTGCATGAACCCAACACCTAGTTACTAGTGTTGTATCTGCTATGCTCATGGCCAGTCTAGTAGAGCCACAGAGGAATGACAAAGCCTGTTTTTTCTCCTTACTTAATTtaagttttcctctttttcgaAACCTTTCCCTgatctttcattctttttttgtgtgtgtttttaatgcttaaaaaaacatgagttTATTTGTGGGGCCAATATGTACCATGGCAGTTTTGACCAAGATCTGCTTAATTTAAACTGGTTATGAATGCTAGTGATGTAAATACGTTCCCTTTTTCTACAGAGTGGTtttgccattttattttttattttttgctaacttatttttgacttttataaCTAAGATTGTTGTGTATTTGTAGATGTTCCGAAAAGTAATATTTTCTGTCCAATAAAGACCATTTTCAATACATTGTCTGTTGTTGCCTTCAATTAAAATGAGACTCTGTGACTTCAAAAGGAACACAACAcgcaaaatctttaaaaaacagctttactTATGTCTATATAGTGTCATAAATACAGTACACTTTTTAAATAGCCAAATAATAAAATCTTGATTTGTCAGCATTGTTTCACACCTGGAATAAAGACACAGTACTCATAGCTGCCACATAGCACATTACACCTTTTAGACACCttgaaaaaactgtaaaataaaaaaaaagattgtacaCCCATCCAGCACTTCACTGGTTCATATGCTGTGTTCTCATTGGATGAGGAGTTGGCCAGCCAAGAGTACCGACTGCTCAGTGGCACGTCTCCATGGCAACTAAATGGGCGGTGACGTGACAGGATTCGACAAGTCTGTCACTTGGAGCAGTTTCATGTGGATGTCATTGGCTGATGTTGAGCAGCAGTTTACAGTTTGATTAGAGAGAAAAGTCAGGAATCAACAGAGAGGAGCTACAGTGTTCACACTACCCATCCACAGAGAAAAGTCATGGTCACATCGCTGGGGTCAGCCTTTCGCACGCAAATTCTCTACAAGTCTCAAGCAGAATATCAttcgcacacacgcacacagaaacacacacttttcataTTAAAGGATTCTCTCTACTCTAGGCTACATAGTATCATACAGAAGGCGAGAGAGGcggagagaggagaggtaaCAGCTACACAGTGtcaaaaagaagaggaggaggaagaggaagggaaaggaaagtACAGGAGCAAAGAGAGAAGTCTGAAATTGGACCCATGAACCTGTGAAGAGTCCTTGTAGAAACACACCCCCGCCTTAGTGAGACCCTCCCACTAACGATTCACACACTTACAGCATACGGCAAAAGACACACAAAGGTCcatcacagagagaaagagaaaggaagagaaagagagagagaacagtcacTATCGAATACAGGGCATTGGGTTTCATACAGCAATGATATTAGATTATTTTCCATATATATttccaatatatatatatataatatttctaTAAAAAACATAAGTCATCCATTTTATGTACAGAGACGATAAATGAGTAATACCTTGCATAACCGGTAGAGGGGCAATGTGCAGTGGGATCTGCCATTTATACAAGTATTCATCACGCCCAAGTCCAAATCAACGACTAGTCATCATcctaaatatttctttttttttacaaccaacTCTTGTGTTGCCAAGGACGTGACAGCAGAGGAAGATTGGTTTGGACTTTGGACATGTTGAGACTATTAGAACCAGGACAAGAACCCACAGCTGAGACCAAGGGAGCAGGAGCACAACACCACAACAACAAGGCTACTGGGAGCACTAGGGTAAACTGGGAGAGACCAGGATTTGTCTCCTTTACAGCAGCAAGCGCAGCCAATGAGCACTCTCGGAGTTCAAAGGTCAGAGTTAGGCCTCTGTATTGCACGTGTCCGAAGGAGAAGTGAGAGATGAAAGTTGGGAGGTGAGGCTGGGCAGCTAAGGGGCTAGCGGTGAAGCTTACCCCGCCCCCCCTCTGGCACCCAGGTGTCCCTCTCCAGATTTGGCATATCACTCTCAAAAGGCCGCAAGCATGTTTCCGTATAGGTAATGAGAATGCACTGGAGGACAGAAAAAAGATTAAGAAAGTCAGAATGGGAGAAAGCAGATATTTAAATTACTGTATAACTTCCCGGACATAAATTGACAAAAGCTAACTAAACTATtccaacagaagaaaaacatactAACGACACAGTATATTATTCTTTTACCAGGTTGAAGACACATTGAATCAGCATTCTAAACCATATCACACTAAAAACTTACCTTAAACCTATGAAAGGATAATGTTggctatatttttcttattgtcaacaaatctcatgtgcagagccaaaccaaaacatgaactgatcctacttaagtattgtgtgtgtatccaaagtctgatatattgtatttctCTATGCTGTAGACCTCAGTTTTTACATGTCAATGAGCTGCTCCGTTGCCCTGAGTGAGATGTTCCTTTGCCCTGAAGGCAATGGCTACTGTAGTGACAAcgtcttgactttgtactgaatTGCTTTAAGAAATTTACAATGAAGTATAAAGTCAAAAGGTTGAGATAAGTAGCAAAAGAAGCTAGAAAAGCTGTGTAAATTAAACTACATTCCTGCACATGTGCAGTGGGGACTACTGTATATGCAACTACTGAAAACGTGATCACCATTTATTAGTCTTTTGAGCCACTTATAAACAAACTGGTGTAGCCACTGCCTTCGGGATGAACCCAGTACAATGGTGTAGCTcactaatgtgttttaataggTGTGGATGAGAACaaaggtctacagcacagaggaatatgatTTATCAGGTTTTGGATACACACCTTTCTTGTAAGTTGGATAACtttgttgttggtttggctctatACATGACATttgttgaaaaataaagaaaatggcCTGCCTTATCCTTCAAGTACTAGCAGACCTTAACGACAGGCTAAGTAATAATTCAATATTATTGCTTATCGACTTTTGGTGGAACTCTGTCGTGATGTATGGACTATTTCTGCTGTGTAAATTAATGGTTCCAAGCATGTTGTGAGTACACAGTACATTTTTGGGGACTTTTTTCTGGTGctgatttaaacacatttgctgtattacagcagcacaaagacttaaagaaaggaagagaaagactTAAAATCAACTATGGTACCTGTTTATGACTTAGTACTAAAGTAGTAACAGCACATATGAGAAAGtgggtgaaaaatgaaaaatggggTTTGTTTGACCACATGtattctttaaagctgcagtttgtagaatttagtgacatctaacAAATTACCATCATCAACTAAAAACAAGAAtacttgtttttgttatcttagaaaccctttatatttacatagtGAGCTTCCATGAAGCCCGCCATGTTacatcccttttttttcctttttttttttacagcagcccagaacagacaaaccaaacactggctctaaagagGGCTTTTCGTCTCATGGCCaccgtaggttctcctacatgctggGAAGGGGAGGGTGACGTGAAGGATATTCAGTCGGTTgtaaatgccactaaatcctacacattgGCCCATTAAAGCTCCATTAGTTGATTTCTTGGCCACTGGGTGGCAGTGGAAGAAGCTGAATTGAAATCATTATGGtaaatgtgttagcaaacaCCTCCAGCAAACATTCTAATATTCACACGCTTTTAGTTTCTGTTCTGTGGTTTTCTCACTATGAGTAAtacattacacattttacacCACAGTTTACCAGCTAAAAGGCCCAAATCAACCAGATACCCATATCAGTACATTAGCCTGGTACAAGTGCTGCCACATTTCTGCCTCATGCCACACAGCTGGACAATGCTGGTTAACCTGTAAGTTCAGCAGTTTCAGGTGATGTTTTGTTAGCTTACCTGTTAGCATTAGCGCTCCTGTTAGTAAGCAGAGAGGAGTTAGCATGAATAGGTCCGCACTGCCGAGGGGTCGAGTCTCGGGGGCGCCGGAGGAGGAGCTTGAGAGGACATGGTAGAGAGGGGTTGTGAGcacagcaggacagagaggacacagCAtgcagttagtcagtcagtcaggacAAGCTGAGAGAATGGTAAgcacatagatacacacagaaaaatacaaaggaCGGAGTACTTTGGTTAGTATTGTGACATACCTTCAGGCTGCAGCTGCTTCTTGGGCATCAAATTCACAGAAGGCGGCATGGACATGGAGGGCATACGGAAGCCTGCAGGCAGAGTTTCCATGGAGCCTGCCATCATCCCCAGGCCCGTCCCTCCCTCACGTGCCCGAAACCTCTTACGCCACGATGGAGAGCGTCGAAAAGACTTGTCATCTCCACTCTGCAGGGACAGAGCGAAAAGTCAGGTCGGACAACTGGCCCATTTTCAACAATATTGGGTTTGATCAAAGCAGCAGCTTGTGAGGTCACCTCCTCTAGTCGTCGGTCGGTCCCCAAGGCTAACAGGTTGTTGAACTCCCTTTCCAGAACCTGACGTGCctgaaaaacagcaaacacaacatCTGTGAGCAGATAATACAATGGAGCTGTGAGCAAAATATGTCCAATGTCCGTagaattaaaattaattacTCTGATAAACAGGAGTAAACTAGAACAGcctgcttgtgttttctgttgaacTGCTAAGAACAATCAGAGGTAAATCTTGGCACCATGTAGCCGACAGTAGAAGGAAATGCTGACTGTACACAACCCACTGTGCCAACAAAAAGTAAATCAGCCGATCTCATAAAAGCCTCAAACAGTGTGACTGTTGGAAAATGGACTGGCTGCAGAAAGGCCAAAATGCCTGCCGCGATCATAAAGTACTGGATAAAAAGTGTTGAATATGTGAGATtttatgatacaaaataaacaaaatgaggGTTCTTAACTAATATGCTATGACACAAAATGGACCAAACAGCCTTTAAAAATAAGAGCAAAACATGTCCTCTACACTGAACTgaatgtctctctctgtttcagaTAGTTCAATCATTGAATGCTTAACAACAATGAGTTTTCCACTGTAGGCACCTGTGTGTTCTGCATAGGAATCTGCAGGATGAGTGCCAGGCTGCTGTAGTCAAACGTCTCGTCCAGAGAGAGGAGCGCTCCATGAACGCCGCTCTCCAACATGTTGCCACTATACTCCCTTAGACCAATGGACTGGACCCAGTGGATCACCTGTTCGTTGGTCCACACCAACACATCTAAAACAAAGAACAGTGGCTCAAACTCATGCTGTTGTAGCACAATATCATATAGATTCTCAGCATGCATCATTACCACTAAATAGGAGTGACTTGATTTAGCGTAAGAAAGctagaaacacagagagagagagagagagagagagagagagagagagagagagagagagagagagagagagagagagagagagagagagagagagagagagagagagataaagagataaTGTGCATGTCCGCATAGTGTCAACTCACTGGCACACTCCCTTTGTTCATTTAAAGCACAGCTGTCAGCCAGCTTTCCAAGTTGGAACAGgcggtgtgtgtgcatgtgtgtgtgtgtgtgtaaacggGGCAGGATTCTGATTTGACACGACAGCTGAATCAAGTTCATGTGCAGAACTCAAGGTCAAAAGGGCGACAGGGCTGGctagatctgtgtgtgtgtgtttgtgtttgtgtgtgtgtgtgtgtgtgtgtgtgtgtgtgtgtgtgtgtgtgtgtgtgtttgtgtggaccAATCTTGGTATGTGGAGCTTTGGATCATAAGATTGTAGGTCTTTCTTCAGTTGGCTTTTTGACATGCTCAGGCCAGTTTGACAATATCAGTCAAAACCTTTAGGTGGTACTCTGGCCTGATGAGACTGTTAACATTTttgaacatgtgtgtgcttgctttattgctgtgtgtgtgtgtgtgtgtgtgtgtgtgtgtatgtgtgtgtgtatgtcttaaATGTACCTTTCATGTCGTGTTGGCTGTCTTCTCTCCGACGGTCCAGTTCTTTTCTGTCATAATTGAGTCTCTTCAAGCACATAATCCCATACTGCAGACTAGCCCTggtgcacacacccacacacgcaaaaatacacacacacacacacacacacacacacacacacacacacacacacacacacacacacacacacacacacacacacacacacacacacacacacacacacacacacacacacacacataaggagACAAACAATCTCCCACACATAGAAAAGCACAAGCAAATATGCATCATTAGCCTTCTCATCTCCATTGCTAATGTATCTAGTTAGCAGATGAAAGAGGTGGCTGATCAAACAGCAACTAAGCTAATCGTTCTAGCTGCAGACCTGTGAAAGCTGTCCACCATCTTGAGATGGGTCCTCAGATCCTTCTTGGTCAGGTGGTCCAGCATGCGTGCATCTACTAGACATTCCATGAAGTAGGATCGGTACTGAGGCAAACCAAGGCTGGGCAACCACTCATTGCCTATCCACTCATGATTCATGTCTCCATATGCCAGAGTCTGCAGGGACACAGCATTACTGAGGTTTACAATAGAATATAATTATGTACCTATATACACAAATGTGTAGCAAATAACAACTACCACTTTGTGATGCTTTAACACATACAAATGGCTAGGACTCATGGGACATGCTGTCAGTGAATAACAGATCATTTGTCTAGTTTAAAGGGTCAATtcacacaaataacacaaattaCTCACAAATGAATTACTTACATAACTCAACCTTAGTGGTATCTATTGAAGCCAACCGATTTATCGGTTGATGTTAGCTTATTGCAGATATATTGTATTGGTAtcagcatatactgtatgtcagaaaATAGGTAACAAAAAGATTTCAGAAAAGAAATAGCatctaaaaacagaaacaaaacattggcaagtttttgttttatttttattctaaccCTTAAATGTTTACTGCACATCTTGGTCGAATTTCTTTAGTCAACTATGACCAAGGGATCATTATCAAGGCTCTATGTTTATGGCTCTATGTCAAGGCTCTATGTTAACAAAGACTTTTCAGCTGATCTTAACAATCAGATTTTAGTAAGTCTCAAATATTGATATTGGCCTCAAAAGCTCAATGtcagtcacatttttatatctgtTGCGGTTAAGAGATACAATGGTACAAAGAAATTTAGTTTGTGGTACTCAAAGCATTGAAAATGACGCTTGAAACAATGTCCTGGTTACTCTATTTCAAGGTGAAAAGCTCCATGTTACTAAAAATTA
It encodes:
- the myog gene encoding myogenin — protein: MELFETNPYFFPDQRFYEGGDSYFPSRLPGAYDQGGYQDRNSMMGLCGTLSGGVGVGVTGTEDKASPSSLSPHSEPHCPGQCLPWACKLCKRKTVTMDRRRAATLREKRRLKKVNEAFDALKRSTLMNPNQRLPKVEILRSAIQYIERLQALVSSLNQQDTETGQQGLHYRPGPAQPRVSSSSEPSSGSTCCSSPEWSSTPEQCTQSYSSEDLLSAADSPEQGNMQALTSIVDSITAVDGAVAFPVDIPK